The following are encoded in a window of Doryrhamphus excisus isolate RoL2022-K1 chromosome 16, RoL_Dexc_1.0, whole genome shotgun sequence genomic DNA:
- the LOC131104446 gene encoding oxysterol-binding protein-related protein 11-like — MQGETTAIRITENEGKLDVFPQNRTPSSGRASTKSWQYSDHMENIDGYLMKYTNLVTGWQYRFFVLNNEAGFLEYFVNEQSRPQKPRGMLALAGAVISPSDEDSHTFTVNAISGEQYKLRATDAKERQHWVSRLQICTQHHTEAMGKSNPPPKSRSYSMVSQGSSSSPMSLRRTSQNPAALFNWQTHKGSSLYSSKRSLLPDHLMDAREMMSQAQGQHKDLIQGIECLPAAHGLSALDQDLLMLKATSMATMTCLNECLHILNLQQVARQRTSFGGSTIEWLEPKLPDILKNGSDSLGSEGPLEDGRPELSSPESCSFSGEQEDIDGEDEIADLFTDKEEELGAVEEERSVILHLLSQLKLGMDLTRVVLPTFILEKRSLLEMYADFMSHPDLFVAITDGGSPEERMVHFVEYYLTSFHEGRKGAIAKKPYNPIIGETFHCSWKVPKRPEAASAEPPQGSPDPTASQDSYQVRFVAEQVSHHPPVSGFYAECQERRMCVNTHVWTKSKFMGMSIGVSMIGEGCLTLLEHDEEYTFTLPCAYARSILTVPWVELGGKVTINCAKTGYAAAITFQTKPFYGGKLHKVTAEVKHNPTNVVTCRVQGEWNGALEFTYTSGETKVIDVTKLPVTKKLVRPIEKQGPTESRRLWQHVTEALRQKDMEKATEHKRLLEERQRTEERHRSETETSWRTRYFNKEGDAWIYHKLLSKSSAAKT, encoded by the exons ATGCAAGGGGAAACCACGGCAATAAGAATCACGGAAAACGAAGGTAAACTGGATGTATTCCCCCAGAATAGGACTCCAAGCTCGGGTAGAGCAAGTACCAAAAGCTGGCAGTATAG TGACCACATGGAGAATATTGATGGCTACTTGATGAAGTATACCAACCTGGTGACAGGCTGGCAGTACAG gttctTTGTTCTGAACAATGAGGCCGGATTTTTGGAGTACTTTGTCAACGAGCAGTCACGGCCTCAGAAACCACGTGGCATGCTCGCCCTGGCTGGGGCGGTCATCTCCCCCAGCGACGAGGACTCGCACACTTTCACTGTCAATGCAATCAGTGGCGAGCAGTACAAGCTCAGGG CCACCGACGCCAAAGAGAGGCAGCACTGGGTGAGCAGACTGCAAATCTGTACACAGCATCACACAGAGGCCATGGGGAAG AGCAATCCTCCACCCAAGTCACGCAGCTACTCCATGGTGTCTCAAGGCAGCAGCAGCTCCCCCATGTCCCTTCGCCGAACCAGCCAGAACCCTGCCGCCTTGTTCAACTGGCAGACCCACAAGGGCTCGTCACTCTACTCCAGCAAGCGGTCCCTGCTGCCGGACCATCTAATGGATGCCAGAGAA ATGATGAGCCAGGCTCAGGGCCAACACAAAGACTTGATCCAGGGCATCGAGTGCCTGCCCGCCGCCCACGGACTCTCCGCTCTGGACCAGGACCTGCTAATGCTCAAGGCCACCTCCATGGCAACCATGACCTGTCTCAACGAGTGCCTGCACATCCTCAACCTGCAACAGGTGGCCAGGCAGAGAACGTCGTTTGGAG GGTCCACCATCGAGTGGCTGGAGCCCAAGCTGCCCGACATCCTGAAGAACGGCAGCGACTCGTTGGGAAGCGAGGGCCCGCTGGAGGACGGCCGCCCCGAGCTCAGCAGCCCGGAGTCGTGCAGCTTCTCCGGG GAGCAGGAAGACATCGATGGCGAGGACGAGATAGCGGACTTGTTCACCGACAAAGAGGAGGAGCTGGGGGCTGTGGAGGAGGAGCGCAGTGTCATCTTACACCTGCTCTCGCAGCTGAAGCTGGGCATGGACCTCACACGA GTCGTCCTGCCCACCTTCATCCTGGAGAAGCGCTCCCTGCTGGAGATGTATGCAGACTTCATGTCGCACCCGGACCTCTTTGTGGCCATCACGGACGGCGGCAGCCCGGAGGAGCGCATGGTCCACTTCGTGGAGTACTACCTCACCTCCTTCCACGAGGGCCGCAAGGGCGCCATCGCCAAGAAGCCCTACAACCCCATCATCGGCGAGACCTTCCACTGCTCCTGGAAAGTCCCCAAGAGACCGGAGGCCGCGTCTGCTGAGCCCCCGCAAGGAAGCCCGGACCCGACTGCCTCCCAGGATTCCTACCAAGTGCGCTTTGTAGCGGAGCAAGTGTCGCATCACCCCCCCGTGTCGGGGTTCTACGCCGAATGCCAGGAAAGGCGCATGTGCGTGAACACGCACGTGTGGACCAAGAGCAAGTTCATGGGCATGTCCATTGGGGTCTCCATGATCGGCGAAG GTTGCCTGACCTTGctggaacacgatgaggaataCACCTTCACGCTGCCCTGCGCTTACGCACGCTCCATCCTCACCGTCCCCTGGGTGGAACTGGGCGGCAAAGTCACCATCAACTGCGCCAAGACGGGCTACGCCGCGGCCATCACCTTCCAGACCAAACCCTTCTACGGCGGCAAACTACACAA GGTGACGGCCGAGGTGAAGCACAACCCCACCAACGTGGTCACGTGTCGCGTTCAGGGGGAGTGGAACGGCGCGCTGGAGTTCACGTACACCAGCGGCGAGACCAAGGTGATCGACGTCACCAAACTGCCGGTGACCAAGAAGCTGGTTCGGCCCATTGAGAAGCAGGGACCCACTGAATCCAG ACGCTTGTGGCAACACGTAACCGAGGCCTTACGGCAGAAAGACATGGAAAAAGCCACGGAGCATAAGAGACTCCTGGAGGAGCGACAGCGGACGGAGGAGCGGCACCGCTCCGAGACCGAAACATCATGGCGGACCAGATACTTCAACAAAGAG GGCGACGCCTGGATTTACCACAAACTGCTCTCCAAAAGCTCCGCCGCCAAAACCTAA